Proteins encoded within one genomic window of Candidatus Binatia bacterium:
- a CDS encoding iron-sulfur cluster assembly accessory protein, whose protein sequence is MAIGPKGITLSDQAIEKILSLTAEDAQTEKGLRVKVVGGGCSGLSYKMDLDEERKGDRVFERDGARIIVDRKSYLYLNGTELDYSDDLMQSGFQLNNPNVSRTCGCGQSFGI, encoded by the coding sequence TTGGCTATCGGCCCCAAAGGTATCACACTGAGCGATCAGGCGATTGAAAAAATCCTGTCTCTGACGGCAGAGGATGCCCAGACAGAGAAAGGTCTGCGCGTGAAGGTCGTGGGCGGAGGCTGCTCGGGACTGTCCTATAAAATGGACCTGGACGAGGAGCGAAAGGGCGATCGTGTCTTCGAGCGCGATGGCGCCCGGATCATCGTCGATCGGAAAAGCTACCTCTATCTGAACGGCACAGAGCTCGACTACAGCGACGACCTGATGCAATCGGGCTTCCAACTGAACAACCCGAATGTTTCACGCACCTGCGGGTGTGGGCAATCCTTCGGGATCTAG
- the iscU gene encoding Fe-S cluster assembly scaffold IscU, translating into MASYSDKVLDHYSNPRNVGSFEKDEDNVGTGIVGAPECGDVMKLQLKISDDGVVEDAKFKTFGCGSAIASSSYVTELVKGKGVEEVAGISNETIVEELSLPPVKIHCSVLAEDAIKAAVNDWKSRHGDTSEDS; encoded by the coding sequence ATGGCTAGCTACAGCGACAAAGTTCTGGATCACTACTCCAACCCCCGCAACGTCGGTTCGTTTGAAAAGGACGAAGACAACGTCGGCACGGGGATCGTCGGCGCTCCCGAGTGCGGCGATGTCATGAAACTTCAATTGAAGATCAGCGACGACGGGGTTGTCGAAGACGCCAAGTTCAAGACATTCGGCTGCGGCAGCGCCATCGCGAGCTCGAGCTATGTCACCGAACTCGTCAAGGGTAAGGGCGTCGAAGAAGTCGCCGGGATCTCCAACGAAACCATCGTCGAAGAACTGTCGCTGCCTCCCGTCAAGATCCATTGTTCCGTTCTCGCGGAAGATGCGATCAAGGCGGCCGTCAACGATTGGAAGTCTCGGCACGGGGACACTTCGGAAGATTCCTGA